A genomic segment from Ignavibacteriales bacterium encodes:
- a CDS encoding DUF3667 domain-containing protein, whose amino-acid sequence MRKNLLKYFHGGIFYSAGQLFTRPGHTIREYIEGKRVKHFEPIALLLTLATLYGLLYHTFGINLFVDVSNSTASVNNTNLNIINDWMSNNYSLETCLFVPIYALGSFIVFRKQKYNFIEHVYLNTFLGSQRIFLHLLIFPLFVVFNGTAQLKVVMDVSIFLDIILLIWSYTQFFNRLTKTKAILLSVLSYLIFLVFFLIISSAVLLIFNLV is encoded by the coding sequence TTGCGTAAGAATTTATTAAAATATTTTCACGGTGGAATCTTTTATTCAGCAGGGCAGTTGTTTACAAGACCGGGACACACAATAAGAGAATACATTGAGGGTAAACGGGTAAAACATTTTGAACCGATTGCTTTGTTATTAACTCTGGCAACTTTGTACGGACTGCTTTATCATACTTTTGGTATTAATTTATTTGTTGATGTTTCTAATAGCACTGCTTCTGTTAATAACACTAACCTGAATATTATTAATGATTGGATGTCAAATAATTATTCATTAGAAACGTGTTTGTTTGTTCCGATATATGCTTTGGGATCATTTATTGTTTTCCGAAAACAAAAATACAATTTTATTGAGCACGTATATTTAAATACATTTTTAGGCAGCCAGAGAATTTTTCTTCACCTTCTGATATTTCCTCTGTTTGTTGTTTTTAACGGAACCGCACAGCTTAAAGTGGTTATGGATGTAAGCATATTTTTAGATATTATACTTCTCATCTGGAGTTACACGCAATTTTTTAATAGGCTAACAAAAACAAAAGCTATACTTCTTTCTGTATTAAGTTATCTAATCTTTTTAGTTTTCTTTTTAATAATCAGCTCGGCGGTATTGTTAATCTTTAATTTAGTTTAA
- a CDS encoding radical SAM protein, translating into MNFIQSYIELLHNGELYKRAEKAYANLESCTSCPRDCKVNRLDNELGICTSGHLPIVSSYTKHFGEEPVLSGTNGAGNIFFGNCNLKCIYCQNFEISQNPKIEKQKEVSHDRLAEIMIELQNKSCHNIGLVSPTHFSATILKSIYLAAQQGLKLPIIYNTNGYDSVDMLRLYDGVVDIYLPDLKYGNSEYAKTYSLVDNYFEKSKEAIKEMFRQVGDELVYDGDVVVRGLIIRHLILPNDLSETEKVFKFIAEELSPKVHISLMSQYYPTNKAYKDILIDRALRNSEYEKALELLDKYGLHNGWIQEMESANNYKPHFNEDRLNPFRD; encoded by the coding sequence ATGAATTTCATTCAATCATATATTGAACTTTTGCACAACGGCGAACTTTATAAGCGAGCAGAAAAAGCTTATGCTAATCTGGAATCCTGCACAAGCTGTCCGCGCGATTGTAAAGTAAACCGACTTGATAATGAATTGGGAATTTGTACAAGCGGACATTTACCAATCGTATCTTCTTATACAAAGCATTTTGGAGAAGAACCTGTTTTATCCGGAACAAATGGAGCCGGAAATATTTTTTTTGGTAACTGCAATCTTAAATGTATCTACTGCCAGAATTTTGAGATCAGTCAGAATCCAAAAATTGAAAAGCAAAAAGAAGTTTCGCACGATCGTTTGGCTGAAATAATGATTGAACTGCAAAATAAATCTTGCCACAATATCGGACTCGTTTCCCCAACACATTTTTCAGCAACAATTTTAAAATCTATTTATTTAGCTGCTCAACAAGGATTAAAACTTCCGATAATCTATAACACAAATGGATATGACTCTGTTGATATGCTAAGACTTTATGATGGTGTGGTTGATATTTATTTGCCGGATTTAAAATATGGCAATAGTGAATATGCAAAAACGTATTCGCTTGTTGATAACTATTTTGAAAAATCTAAGGAAGCAATTAAAGAAATGTTCCGCCAGGTTGGTGATGAGCTTGTTTATGACGGTGATGTTGTTGTACGGGGATTAATTATCAGGCATCTTATTCTACCGAATGATTTATCAGAAACAGAAAAAGTTTTTAAGTTTATTGCGGAAGAATTAAGTCCTAAAGTTCATATTTCTTTAATGTCGCAATACTATCCCACTAACAAAGCGTATAAAGATATTTTAATTGATCGTGCTTTGCGGAATTCTGAATATGAAAAAGCCCTTGAGTTGTTAGACAAATACGGTTTACACAATGGCTGGATACAGGAAATGGAAAGTGCAAATAATTACAAACCGCATTTTAATGAGGACAGACTAAATCCTTTTAGAGATTAA
- a CDS encoding YbjQ family protein, with translation MKHPMTTTTFTIEGYKIIKQLGVVRGITVRSRSIFGTIGAGIQTIFGGNISLFTELCEKSRSEAFDMMVEHAQQIGGNALVGVRYDTTELMSGVTEVLCYGTAVVLEKLD, from the coding sequence ATGAAACATCCAATGACAACAACAACATTTACAATTGAAGGATATAAAATTATTAAACAACTTGGTGTTGTTCGCGGAATTACTGTTCGGTCTCGCTCAATCTTTGGTACAATCGGGGCAGGGATACAAACTATTTTCGGTGGCAATATTTCATTATTTACTGAATTATGTGAAAAATCCCGCTCAGAAGCCTTCGATATGATGGTTGAGCATGCACAACAAATCGGAGGCAATGCACTTGTTGGAGTAAGATACGACACAACCGAATTAATGAGCGGTGTAACTGAAGTTTTATGTTATGGAACCGCGGTTGTTCTTGAAAAACTAGATTAA
- a CDS encoding alpha/beta hydrolase, with translation MKEKIGFILLVILSSCSQDRRPQEPVSPFPYIVEEIKFKNDLDEAILAGTLTIPDSGGNFPAVVLVSGSGLQDRDETVYGHKPFKVLSDFLTRHGIAALRYDDRGTGESKGKLEGATTETFAGDAYAAVKYLRAHRNINPHKVGVIGHSEGGMISNILASRYSEISFIVMLAGPGIPLDRALITANEKKLRSQGKSEEIVQAGTDLFERMFKEIKKKTDYQVKKRRLSSIINEWKLSLTGLAKNDIENFMAENPKHFEMMADEWATPWFEYAANFDPRILIRNIRCPVLALNGDKDCQVLAEINLPEIEKALTDGGNKNFRIEYLKNINHLFQKCNTGFRDEYPKIDESFNKNVMILVADWITQQTSDAK, from the coding sequence TTGAAAGAAAAGATTGGTTTTATATTATTAGTCATTTTATCTTCTTGCAGCCAGGATCGCAGACCCCAGGAACCCGTTTCACCATTTCCTTATATAGTTGAAGAAATAAAATTTAAAAATGATTTGGACGAAGCTATTTTGGCCGGTACCTTAACAATTCCGGATAGTGGGGGTAATTTTCCAGCTGTCGTTCTTGTCTCTGGTTCCGGGCTTCAAGATCGAGATGAAACAGTATACGGACATAAACCGTTTAAAGTTTTATCAGATTTTTTGACCCGACATGGTATTGCTGCATTGCGATATGATGATAGAGGAACAGGTGAATCAAAAGGAAAACTTGAAGGCGCAACAACGGAAACATTTGCCGGTGATGCTTATGCCGCTGTTAAATATCTTCGCGCACATAGAAATATTAATCCTCATAAAGTTGGTGTTATAGGCCATAGCGAAGGAGGGATGATAAGCAACATTCTTGCAAGCCGTTACTCAGAAATATCTTTCATTGTTATGCTTGCTGGTCCGGGAATTCCGCTTGATCGTGCTTTGATAACAGCAAATGAAAAAAAACTTAGATCACAAGGAAAAAGTGAGGAAATTGTGCAAGCAGGCACAGACCTGTTTGAGAGAATGTTCAAAGAGATTAAAAAGAAAACTGATTATCAGGTAAAAAAAAGGAGGTTATCAAGCATTATAAATGAGTGGAAATTATCTTTAACGGGTCTCGCAAAAAATGACATAGAAAATTTTATGGCTGAAAACCCAAAACACTTTGAAATGATGGCAGATGAATGGGCAACACCTTGGTTCGAGTATGCTGCAAATTTTGATCCCCGTATTCTGATCAGAAATATTCGATGTCCGGTCTTAGCTCTTAACGGTGATAAAGATTGTCAGGTTCTTGCAGAAATAAACTTACCTGAAATAGAAAAAGCGCTTACTGATGGAGGTAATAAGAATTTTAGAATTGAGTATTTAAAAAACATTAACCATCTTTTTCAAAAATGTAACACCGGTTTTAGAGATGAGTATCCTAAAATTGATGAATCATTTAATAAAAACGTAATGATACTTGTAGCTGATTGGATAACTCAACAAACAAGTGATGCCAAATAA